One Spirochaetaceae bacterium DNA segment encodes these proteins:
- a CDS encoding carbohydrate ABC transporter permease, which yields MSRRQTAPAPLSAPRSRRLLGMTGSHLVLLFFAFTALAPLALVAINTLKTHREVVRSPLAVPDELHWENFELAWRYGQFSRGFVNSALLSGTAVVTVLFCATLAGYVLARRRVRQWRAVTIYFMLAMTVPIQLFLFPLYYVFARVLGLLGSLYGVGVVLAALNMPLAVFLMRAFFLAVPEQLEEAARIDGANTVRVLFSVLIPPVRPGLITVAVIVGLQAWNEFLITRTFLGQESITATLGLLSMNGTFTDNMSVMMAGTLLMIGPPLLFFVLVQRYFIEGLISGALKG from the coding sequence ATGAGCCGGCGGCAGACCGCGCCCGCGCCGCTGAGCGCGCCGCGCTCCCGGCGCCTGCTCGGCATGACCGGATCTCACCTGGTGCTGCTGTTCTTCGCGTTCACGGCGCTGGCACCGCTCGCGCTGGTCGCGATCAACACGCTCAAGACCCACCGCGAGGTGGTACGCAGTCCGCTGGCCGTCCCGGACGAACTGCACTGGGAGAACTTCGAGCTGGCGTGGCGCTATGGGCAGTTCTCGCGCGGCTTCGTGAACAGCGCGCTGCTAAGCGGCACGGCGGTGGTGACCGTGCTGTTCTGCGCGACGCTGGCGGGCTACGTGCTGGCGCGGCGCCGGGTGCGGCAGTGGCGCGCGGTCACGATCTACTTCATGCTGGCGATGACCGTTCCGATCCAGTTGTTCCTGTTTCCGCTGTACTACGTATTCGCGCGTGTGCTCGGGCTGCTCGGCAGTCTGTATGGGGTAGGGGTGGTGCTGGCGGCGCTGAACATGCCGCTGGCGGTGTTCCTGATGCGCGCCTTCTTCCTGGCGGTGCCGGAGCAGCTCGAGGAGGCGGCCCGCATCGACGGCGCCAATACGGTACGGGTGCTGTTCTCGGTGCTCATCCCGCCGGTGCGCCCCGGCCTGATCACGGTGGCGGTGATCGTCGGCCTGCAGGCGTGGAACGAGTTTCTGATCACGCGCACCTTCCTCGGACAGGAGAGTATTACCGCCACCCTCGGACTGCTGTCGATGAACGGCACCTTTACCGACAACATGAGCGTGATGATGGCCGGCACGCTGCTGATGATCGGGCCGCCGCTGCTGTTCTTCGTGCTGGTGCAGCGCTACTTCATCGAAGGGCTGATCAGCGGCGCGCTCAAGGGATAG
- a CDS encoding ADP-ribosylglycohydrolase family protein, with product MAELTDATREPESTVVPLDAGIRERIYAGVLGKLIGVYLGRAVEGWRYEAIRERFGEITNYVHHEVGMPLIVPDDDLSGTFVFFRALEDNGYDPALGARQIGDTWLNYIIEDKTILWWGGMSRSTEHTAWLRLRQGHPAPASGSTALNGRAMAEQIGAQIFIDGWALANPGAPRRAARLARAAASVSHDGIAVDCAEFLAVLEALAFCEADAERLLERGLGLVGSRELRALVAAVRERCAGAGHWREVRDWIECEHGYYRYPGNCPMVTNHLSVLMALLLGGGDFGRSLSIAASAGWDTDCNAGSVGCLNGVRLGLAALSTGVDLRAPVADRLYAVSADGGECITDAVLETRRIVRAAAALRGAREPPRRPRFGFDFPGAVQGFQVDREPRHLQAVTGLRNAGAGLVIAYERLAPGRCGRLRVQTCFPPEPSGVRGTSYFEVLASPTLYGTQTVQALVECGTGAQPRWRFFVRHYQGDGSLATRYAEPAVLQPGANRLYWRVPGCGGLPIHELGIELTAAQRLDGELTLRHLDWHGAPECFVMGRADELSPELTPWTTDTPWLKAFLSSARNLAPDYTTTFSISHPGDNGVLTIGTRDWEDYTVSSELTLVHQRTAGLVARARGHRRYYAAVLCAGEARLLKRRDGALRVLASRAHETPPDAALPVSLTVAGDELRFAAAGRVLLTARDGEYRSGGAGFLVEEGGYLACGFRVEAQDGRLGPRPHRGGRPPPVRRASAPDAG from the coding sequence ATGGCCGAGTTGACCGATGCGACCCGCGAGCCGGAGTCCACCGTTGTGCCGTTGGACGCGGGGATACGAGAACGCATCTACGCTGGCGTGCTCGGCAAGCTGATCGGCGTCTACCTGGGGCGCGCCGTGGAAGGCTGGCGCTACGAGGCGATTCGGGAGCGGTTCGGAGAGATCACCAACTACGTCCACCACGAAGTGGGCATGCCGCTGATCGTGCCGGACGACGACCTGTCCGGCACGTTCGTGTTCTTCCGCGCCCTGGAGGACAACGGCTACGACCCGGCGCTCGGCGCGCGCCAGATTGGCGACACCTGGCTCAACTACATCATCGAGGACAAGACCATCCTGTGGTGGGGCGGCATGAGCCGTTCCACCGAGCACACCGCCTGGCTGCGCCTGCGTCAGGGCCATCCGGCGCCGGCGAGCGGCTCGACCGCGTTGAACGGGCGGGCGATGGCGGAGCAGATCGGTGCGCAGATCTTCATCGACGGGTGGGCGCTGGCCAATCCGGGCGCCCCGCGGCGCGCCGCCCGGCTGGCGCGTGCCGCGGCGTCGGTGAGCCACGACGGTATCGCCGTCGACTGCGCCGAGTTCCTGGCCGTACTGGAGGCGCTGGCGTTCTGCGAGGCGGATGCCGAGCGCCTGCTGGAACGGGGGCTGGGCCTGGTGGGTAGCCGCGAATTGCGCGCGCTGGTGGCGGCGGTGCGCGAACGCTGCGCCGGCGCCGGACACTGGCGCGAGGTGCGCGACTGGATCGAGTGCGAGCACGGCTACTACCGCTACCCGGGCAATTGCCCGATGGTTACCAACCACCTGTCGGTGCTGATGGCGCTGTTGCTCGGCGGCGGCGACTTCGGGCGCAGCCTGAGCATCGCGGCCAGCGCCGGCTGGGACACCGACTGCAACGCCGGCAGCGTGGGCTGCCTGAACGGTGTGCGGCTGGGCCTGGCGGCGCTGTCCACCGGGGTCGATCTGCGCGCTCCGGTGGCCGACCGGCTGTACGCGGTGAGCGCCGACGGCGGCGAGTGCATCACCGACGCGGTACTCGAGACGAGGCGCATCGTGCGTGCCGCGGCCGCGTTGCGCGGCGCGCGGGAACCGCCTCGCCGGCCGCGTTTCGGCTTCGACTTTCCCGGCGCCGTGCAGGGCTTCCAGGTCGACCGGGAACCGCGCCACCTGCAGGCGGTCACCGGTTTGCGCAACGCCGGCGCGGGCCTGGTCATCGCCTACGAGCGGCTGGCGCCTGGACGCTGCGGGCGGCTGCGCGTGCAGACCTGCTTCCCGCCCGAACCGAGCGGCGTGCGCGGTACGAGCTACTTCGAGGTGCTGGCGAGCCCGACCCTGTACGGTACCCAGACGGTGCAGGCGCTGGTGGAGTGCGGTACGGGAGCGCAGCCGCGCTGGCGCTTCTTCGTGCGTCACTACCAGGGCGACGGATCGCTGGCCACCCGCTACGCCGAGCCGGCCGTGCTGCAGCCGGGCGCCAACCGGTTGTACTGGCGGGTGCCGGGCTGCGGCGGCCTGCCGATCCACGAACTCGGCATCGAGCTGACCGCCGCACAGCGGCTCGACGGCGAACTCACCCTGCGCCACCTGGACTGGCACGGTGCGCCGGAGTGCTTCGTGATGGGGCGGGCCGACGAGCTCTCGCCCGAACTGACGCCGTGGACCACCGATACGCCGTGGCTGAAGGCGTTCCTCAGTTCGGCCCGCAACCTGGCGCCGGACTACACCACCACCTTCTCGATCTCCCATCCGGGCGACAATGGCGTGCTCACCATCGGAACGCGCGACTGGGAGGACTACACGGTGAGTTCGGAACTGACCCTGGTGCACCAGCGCACGGCGGGGCTGGTGGCACGGGCGCGCGGCCACCGCCGCTACTACGCCGCCGTGCTGTGCGCCGGCGAGGCCCGGCTGCTCAAGCGCAGAGACGGCGCGCTGCGCGTGCTGGCAAGCCGCGCCCATGAGACGCCACCCGATGCGGCGCTGCCGGTGTCCCTGACCGTGGCCGGCGATGAGCTGCGCTTCGCCGCGGCCGGGCGGGTGCTGCTCACGGCGCGTGACGGCGAGTACCGCAGCGGGGGCGCCGGCTTCCTTGTGGAGGAGGGAGGCTACCTGGCGTGCGGTTTCCGGGTCGAGGCGCAGGACGGCCGGCTTGGTCCGCGGCCGCACCGCGGTGGCCGGCCGCCACCGGTGCGGCGTGCGAGCGCACCGGATGCCGGCTGA
- a CDS encoding sugar ABC transporter permease, with the protein MRRWSFQYYLLLAPAVLLSVAVVLAPGLMTAYVAFTDWNGVSLTMNWIGTVNFAKIFADRVFWQALGNNVRWTLLFLTVPVGIGLLTAMLLLKRGRTRTVYQMIYLGPYVLAPVTNAILWLNIILNPVSGLLRHVRHLFPRNSPLAPLRSPLGSPDTALYFVALVDIWHYWGFLTVIYLAALRQTPQELVEAATVEGAGVLQLFRFIYLPTILPTVLLMFVIITIFSFLTFEYVYIMTGGGPAHSSEMLSTYAYTLAFNALQYGKAAATGLVMSFFGLAASVFYVWMSRREVNA; encoded by the coding sequence ATGCGCCGCTGGTCGTTCCAATACTACCTGCTGCTTGCACCCGCCGTGCTGTTGAGCGTGGCGGTGGTGCTGGCGCCGGGTCTGATGACTGCCTACGTCGCGTTCACCGACTGGAACGGCGTGTCGCTGACCATGAACTGGATCGGCACGGTCAACTTCGCAAAGATCTTTGCCGACCGCGTGTTCTGGCAGGCGCTCGGAAACAACGTGCGCTGGACCCTGCTGTTCCTGACCGTGCCGGTCGGCATCGGGTTGCTGACCGCCATGCTGCTCCTGAAGCGCGGGCGCACGCGCACGGTCTACCAGATGATCTACCTCGGCCCCTACGTGCTGGCGCCGGTCACCAACGCAATTCTGTGGCTGAACATCATTCTCAACCCGGTATCCGGGCTGCTGCGCCATGTGCGCCACCTGTTTCCGCGCAATTCGCCGCTGGCGCCGTTGCGCTCGCCGCTCGGCAGTCCGGACACCGCGCTCTACTTCGTGGCGCTGGTCGACATCTGGCACTACTGGGGATTCCTGACGGTGATATACCTGGCCGCGCTGCGGCAGACGCCGCAGGAGCTGGTGGAGGCGGCCACGGTCGAAGGGGCGGGCGTGCTGCAACTGTTCCGCTTCATCTACCTGCCGACCATTCTGCCCACGGTGCTGTTGATGTTCGTGATCATCACCATCTTCTCGTTCCTGACGTTCGAGTACGTGTACATCATGACCGGCGGCGGGCCGGCGCACAGCTCGGAGATGCTCAGCACCTACGCCTACACGCTGGCATTCAACGCGCTGCAGTACGGCAAGGCCGCCGCCACCGGCCTGGTGATGAGCTTCTTCGGCCTGGCGGCTTCGGTGTTCTACGTGTGGATGAGCCGGCGCGAGGTAAACGCATGA